In a single window of the Rhodamnia argentea isolate NSW1041297 chromosome 2, ASM2092103v1, whole genome shotgun sequence genome:
- the LOC115749889 gene encoding 39S ribosomal protein L41-A, mitochondrial-like, which produces MPLGLILGLGRAFRRKRTSSLDILSSKRAPRNYYKGKNCIPTGFHTRKGGYVVMQEKLPNYVVPDLTDFKLKPYVSQCPREVKTTKGTDAAK; this is translated from the exons atgcCATTGGGATTGATACTAGGGTTGGGAAGGGCATTTAGGAGGAAGCGTACATCATCGCTTGATATTCTTTCTTCAAAACGTGCTCCAAGAAATTACTACAAGGGAAAGAATTGCATACCAACTGGGTTTCACACACGCAAAG GTGGATATGTTGTGATGCAGGAGAAACTACCAAACTATGTAGTTCCTGATTTGACTGACTTCAAG CTGAAACCTTATGTGTCTCAATGCCCAAGAGAAGTCAAAACTACCAAGGGCACCGATGCAGCTAAATAG
- the LOC115749888 gene encoding homeobox-leucine zipper protein ATHB-6-like isoform X2, producing MKRISSSESSDVWISMCSGEKVLKKSQVYSIEFQAMLDSLDQEDQSSEEAGLITEKKRRLNANQVKALEKNFDIDNKLEPERKARLAEELALQPRQVAIWFQNRRARWKTKQLERDYSLLKDSYDTLKLDFDSLEQEKESLAAELTELKVKLRRETSESSNHCEVKQESPVSESSEDGKPGSCSESLKEDPNPNPELPTSAAPLPFRHSNSSPSPRPSSSARETMAGKGYNHQVRMEEHHQSGFISEESCNFFSVDQPPTLHWYFP from the exons ATGAAGCGTATCAGTAGCTCGGAATCTTCGGATGTTTGGATCTCCATGTGCTCAG GGGAAAAAGTCCTAAAGAAGAGCCAAGTCTACAGCATAGAGTTCCAGGCAATGCTCGATAGTCTAGACCAGGAAGATCAGTCCAGTGAAGAGGCCGGCCTGATCACCGAGAAGAAGCGGCGGCTCAATGCGAACCAGGTGAAGGCCCTGGAGAAGAACTTTGATATAGATAACAagttggagccagagaggaAGGCGAGATTGGCCGAAGAATTGGCGCTCCAACCGCGGCAAGTCGCGATTTGGTTCCAGAACCGGCGAGCCCGGTGGAAGACCAAGCAGTTGGAGAGGGACTACAGCCTTCTCAAGGACAGTTACGACACTCTGAAGCTCGATTTTGATAGCCTCGAGCAAGAAAAGGAGTCTCTAGCCGCAGAG CTAACAGAGCTGAAGGTGAAGCTTCGTCGAGAAACATCAGAGAGCAGCAATCACTGCGAAGTCAAACAAGAATCGCCCGTCTCGGAATCCTCTGAAGACGGCAAGCCTGGGTCGTGCAGCGAATCCCTCAAGGAAGACCCGAACCCGAACCCGGAACTGCCCACTTCGGCGGCTCCGCTCCCTTTCCGACACAGCAACAGCTCTCCGTCGCCGCGGCCATCATCTTCGGCAAGAGAAACAATGGCGGGAAAGGGGTACAATCATCAGGTGAGGATGGAAGAGCATCATCAGAGCGGGTTCATTTCGGAGGAGTCTTGCAACTTCTTCTCGGTCGACCAACCTCCTACTCTGCATTGGTACTTCCCCTGA
- the LOC115749884 gene encoding queuine tRNA-ribosyltransferase catalytic subunit 1-like isoform X1: protein MALRFEVLGRFNRARAAQLTLPHFVCQTPLFMPVGTQGTIKGLTNDQLEEIGCQIILGNTYHLALRPTSELIDELGGLHKFMNWPRALLTDSGGFQMVSLLHLADITEKGVTFQSPVDGKPMLLTPEESIQIQNRIGADIIMALDDVVRTTITGPRIEEATYRTLRWIDRCIAAHRRPNEQNLFGIVQGGLDPVLRDICVRGLVERNLPGYAIGGLSGGEDKDSFWRVVAQCTAALPEDKPRYVMGVGYPLDIVVCSALGADMYDCVYPTRTARFGTALVPEGVLKLKHQAMANDTRPIDPSCNCMVCKKYSRAYIHCLVTKDAMGSQLLSYHNLFFMMKLSSDLHASIVRGRFPEFVCKFLQKMFPEGDVPEWVCNAMEVAGIDISSCCSPFSSLPDYSNSEVPTDF from the exons ATGGCGCTCCGTTTTGAG GTTCTCGGGCGATTTAATCGTGCTCGCGCAGCTCAACTAACACTCCCTCATTTTGTGTGTCAAACGCCTCTATTTATGCCAGTGGGGACACAAG GGACAATAAAAGGACTGACAAATGACCAGCTTGAGGAAATTGGTTGCCAGATAATACTGGGGAATACCTATCATTTGGCACTTCGTCCTACTTCTGAGCTAATTGACGAGTTGGGTGGTCTTCACAAGTTCATGAACTGGCCTAGAGCGCTACTTACCGACTCCGGTGGCTTCCAAATG gTATCCTTGCTGCATTTAGCCGATATCACTGAAAAAGGTGTAACTTTTCAG TCACCAGTTGATGGAAAGCCAATGCTTCTAACACCTGAAGAATCAATACAAATACAG AACAGAATTGGAGCAGATATAATAATGGCTCTTGATGATGTGGTCAGGACCACCATTACTGGTCCACGGATTGAGGAGGCCACGTATCGCACTCTCCGTTGGATTGACAGATGTATAGCAG CTCATAGAAGACCAAATGAGCAAAATTTATTCGGTATCGTTCAAGGTGGTCTAGATCCTGTGCTTAG AGACATATGTGTCAGAGGCTTGGTGGAGCGGAATCTCCCTGG CTATGCCATTGGTGGTCTTTCAGGCGGCGAGGATAAAGATTCATTTTGGCGTGTTGTCGCTCAGTGTACTGCAGCGCTGCCTGAGGATAAACCAAGATATGTAATG GGTGTTGGTTATCCACTAGATATTGTGGTCTGCAGTGCTTTAGGTGCCGACATGTATGATTGTGTCTACCCAACTCGAACTGCTCGCTTTGGCACAGCTCTTGTACCTGAG GGTGTTCTGAAGTTGAAACATCAAGCAATGGCCAATGATACCCGTCCAATCGATCCTTCATGCAATTGCATG GTCTGCAAGAAATATTCTAGGGCCTATATTCATTGCCTGGTTACAAAAGATGCCATGGGATCCCAGCTTCTATCATAccacaatttatttttcatgatgaAG CTCAGCAGTGATTTACACGCATCAATTGTCCGAGGAAGATTTCCAGA GTTTGTTTGCAAATTTCTGCAGAAAATG TTTCCAGAAGGCGATGTACCTGAATGGGTCTGCAATGCCATGGAAGTCGCCGGAATTGACATATCGTCATGCTGTTCCCCATTTTCATCTTTGCCAGACTATAGTAATTCGGAGGTACCAACAGATTTTTGA
- the LOC115749886 gene encoding myosin-4 yields the protein MDLPPRIDECIKDAIDHTLGLSVSTQTLESRLRASEEVQKRLREECSLLHSRLNEKDGLIERARAESCMNAQALKKFVEENQKLAAECANLLAECKKLETECSLYDHDREALMDFGNEVEERAKEAEARVQELEEELQQLSDELQHKDDTREDEETLESTTLEEKLVESIISTLLSKDAVASAYSFLEANSAHESCQELLKMWNCLRPATRMVISLAAEMKTLEKDKENLRINLHKAEEEVNLLFQENNVLDEENKRLLRHCQKERDAFGSGGRITASAPAKSNKRKSSPKMSSPVEKRIDLSDVDSPRRPLSPLKQNSPDSRVYKK from the exons ATGGATCTTCCCCCACGAATCGATGAGTGCATCAAAGATGCGATCGATCACACCTTAGGCCTCTCCGTGTCGACCCAAACGCTCGAATCGAGGCTTCGCGCTTCCGAGGAGGTTCAGAAACGGCTTCGCGAGGAGTGCTCGCTCTTGCACTCAAGATTGAACGAGAAAGACGGCCTCATTGAGCGCGCTAGG GCCGAATCGTGCATGAACGCACAGGCTTTGAAGAAATTTGTGGAAGAGAACCAGAAATTGGCGGCAGAATGTGCTAATTTGTTGGCTGAGTGTAAGAAGCTGGAAACAGAGTGCTCTCTGTACGACCATGATAGGGAGGCATTGATGGACTTTGGGAACGAGGTCGAAGAGCGGGCCAAGGAGGCAGAGGCCAGGGTTCAGGAGCTAGAGGAGGAGTTGCAGCAGTTGTCGGATGAGTTGCAGCACAAAGACGATACTCGTGAG GATGAAGAGACTTTGGAGAGTACCACTTTGGAGGAGAAGTTAGTCGAATCAATCATCTCAACGTTGCTTAGTAAAGATGCAGTAGCATCAGCATATTCATTTTTGGAGGCAAATAGTGCTCATGAATCGTGTCAAGAGTTGTTAAAAATGTGGAACTG CCTAAGGCCAGCAACCCGGATGGTTATTTCGTTGGCTGCTGAAATGAAGACACTTGAGAAAGATAAGGAGAATCTCAGAATTAACCTTCATAAAGCGGAGGAGGAG GTAAATCtgctttttcaagaaaacaacgttctagatgaagaaaataagAGGTTATTGAGGCACTGCCAGAAAGAAAGGGACGCTTTTGGTTCTGGTGGGAGAATCACAGCTAGTGCTCCTGCAAAG TCTAACAAGAGAAAATCAAGCCCTAAGATGAGTAGCCCAGTTGAGAAGAGGATTGATCTAAGTGATGTGGATTCACCAAGACGGCCTTTGTCGCCATTGAAACAGAACTCTCCTGATTCTAGGGTGTACAAGAAGTAG
- the LOC115749888 gene encoding homeobox-leucine zipper protein ATHB-6-like isoform X1, translated as MKRISSSESSDVWISMCSGKGEKVLKKSQVYSIEFQAMLDSLDQEDQSSEEAGLITEKKRRLNANQVKALEKNFDIDNKLEPERKARLAEELALQPRQVAIWFQNRRARWKTKQLERDYSLLKDSYDTLKLDFDSLEQEKESLAAELTELKVKLRRETSESSNHCEVKQESPVSESSEDGKPGSCSESLKEDPNPNPELPTSAAPLPFRHSNSSPSPRPSSSARETMAGKGYNHQVRMEEHHQSGFISEESCNFFSVDQPPTLHWYFP; from the exons ATGAAGCGTATCAGTAGCTCGGAATCTTCGGATGTTTGGATCTCCATGTGCTCAGGAAAAG GGGAAAAAGTCCTAAAGAAGAGCCAAGTCTACAGCATAGAGTTCCAGGCAATGCTCGATAGTCTAGACCAGGAAGATCAGTCCAGTGAAGAGGCCGGCCTGATCACCGAGAAGAAGCGGCGGCTCAATGCGAACCAGGTGAAGGCCCTGGAGAAGAACTTTGATATAGATAACAagttggagccagagaggaAGGCGAGATTGGCCGAAGAATTGGCGCTCCAACCGCGGCAAGTCGCGATTTGGTTCCAGAACCGGCGAGCCCGGTGGAAGACCAAGCAGTTGGAGAGGGACTACAGCCTTCTCAAGGACAGTTACGACACTCTGAAGCTCGATTTTGATAGCCTCGAGCAAGAAAAGGAGTCTCTAGCCGCAGAG CTAACAGAGCTGAAGGTGAAGCTTCGTCGAGAAACATCAGAGAGCAGCAATCACTGCGAAGTCAAACAAGAATCGCCCGTCTCGGAATCCTCTGAAGACGGCAAGCCTGGGTCGTGCAGCGAATCCCTCAAGGAAGACCCGAACCCGAACCCGGAACTGCCCACTTCGGCGGCTCCGCTCCCTTTCCGACACAGCAACAGCTCTCCGTCGCCGCGGCCATCATCTTCGGCAAGAGAAACAATGGCGGGAAAGGGGTACAATCATCAGGTGAGGATGGAAGAGCATCATCAGAGCGGGTTCATTTCGGAGGAGTCTTGCAACTTCTTCTCGGTCGACCAACCTCCTACTCTGCATTGGTACTTCCCCTGA
- the LOC115749884 gene encoding queuine tRNA-ribosyltransferase catalytic subunit 1-like isoform X2, translating into MNWPRALLTDSGGFQMVSLLHLADITEKGVTFQSPVDGKPMLLTPEESIQIQNRIGADIIMALDDVVRTTITGPRIEEATYRTLRWIDRCIAAHRRPNEQNLFGIVQGGLDPVLRDICVRGLVERNLPGYAIGGLSGGEDKDSFWRVVAQCTAALPEDKPRYVMGVGYPLDIVVCSALGADMYDCVYPTRTARFGTALVPEGVLKLKHQAMANDTRPIDPSCNCMVCKKYSRAYIHCLVTKDAMGSQLLSYHNLFFMMKLSSDLHASIVRGRFPEFVCKFLQKMFPEGDVPEWVCNAMEVAGIDISSCCSPFSSLPDYSNSEVPTDF; encoded by the exons ATGAACTGGCCTAGAGCGCTACTTACCGACTCCGGTGGCTTCCAAATG gTATCCTTGCTGCATTTAGCCGATATCACTGAAAAAGGTGTAACTTTTCAG TCACCAGTTGATGGAAAGCCAATGCTTCTAACACCTGAAGAATCAATACAAATACAG AACAGAATTGGAGCAGATATAATAATGGCTCTTGATGATGTGGTCAGGACCACCATTACTGGTCCACGGATTGAGGAGGCCACGTATCGCACTCTCCGTTGGATTGACAGATGTATAGCAG CTCATAGAAGACCAAATGAGCAAAATTTATTCGGTATCGTTCAAGGTGGTCTAGATCCTGTGCTTAG AGACATATGTGTCAGAGGCTTGGTGGAGCGGAATCTCCCTGG CTATGCCATTGGTGGTCTTTCAGGCGGCGAGGATAAAGATTCATTTTGGCGTGTTGTCGCTCAGTGTACTGCAGCGCTGCCTGAGGATAAACCAAGATATGTAATG GGTGTTGGTTATCCACTAGATATTGTGGTCTGCAGTGCTTTAGGTGCCGACATGTATGATTGTGTCTACCCAACTCGAACTGCTCGCTTTGGCACAGCTCTTGTACCTGAG GGTGTTCTGAAGTTGAAACATCAAGCAATGGCCAATGATACCCGTCCAATCGATCCTTCATGCAATTGCATG GTCTGCAAGAAATATTCTAGGGCCTATATTCATTGCCTGGTTACAAAAGATGCCATGGGATCCCAGCTTCTATCATAccacaatttatttttcatgatgaAG CTCAGCAGTGATTTACACGCATCAATTGTCCGAGGAAGATTTCCAGA GTTTGTTTGCAAATTTCTGCAGAAAATG TTTCCAGAAGGCGATGTACCTGAATGGGTCTGCAATGCCATGGAAGTCGCCGGAATTGACATATCGTCATGCTGTTCCCCATTTTCATCTTTGCCAGACTATAGTAATTCGGAGGTACCAACAGATTTTTGA